The sequence AGTTCCTAGATACCCATGAAATCCTTCCAATAGTTTCTGGGCAACCTTATCGCTTTGAGAAGATGAATAATAGAAATAGGATGCCGTGATATTCTCCGATACCCCGCTCCTAAAGTGAGTTTACCAATTTTTTAACAAGTTTTATATCGACCACATCGTAATCCATTGTATGCGGATCTGAAAGATATGAATAACTTACATTATTCCTTATAGTTGTTGGATCAGTGCGATAATTTTTGCATGAAGAGTGAACTTGACAAATTCCTGTTTTGGCTATTATTTCTTTGGCATTATCTGCATTGATTCCACTGCCTGCTAAGATTTGAATCCGCTTTCCAAATTTCATCTGTAATAACCGAATCAGTTCAGTTCCTTCCATCGCTTTTGCCTCTTGCCCACTGGTTAAAACGCGGTCCACATTGCAAGAAATCAATTCTTCCATAGTCTTTAGTGGATTCGGGCAGACATCAAAAGCTCGATGAAAAACAGCCTCCTTTTGACATCCGTGAATCAAATCAGCCATTATTTTTGTCTTTTCAAGATCTACATTATTATCGGCTTTTAAAAATCCAAATGCAATGCCATCCGCACCATTCTCTAAAAAGATCTTTGCATCTTCCATCATAATCATTGCATCTGAATCGTCATAACAAAATCCAGCAGCACGTGGGCGAACCATACATACCACATTTAATTTTGTCTCTCTCTTTACATGAATTAAAGTTGCCAAACTCGGGGTCAATCCTCCAACACTTAATGCACTGTTAAGCTCAACGCGATTGGCCCCTCCTTTATAAGCCGATAAACAGTCTTGATAACTACCTGCACATACTTCAACAATTTTCTTCATAAAACATCCCAGCTTTATTATATTTAAGGATATCCTTAATGAAAATTAATCAATATATTTTAAATCTTCAAATTCGTCCATAGGCCACATTGGTCTATAAATGCGTTTGAAAGGAATCCTTTCCGACCTTTGCACTGTTGGGCCATCAGTCAACGCCATAATATGATATGCAGTCTCAGGCACTAAATACGTATCAAGATATCCCATTTTAACAACTGCAATATCATAGTCATGAAATTCTAATCCGGCTTTATGGAATTGATCCATATTACCATATTGTATATTCTTATTTAGAATTATTACGTCAATAAAGGAATTATCAATATTTACTGTATATGCTTTACCTACAACATATGAACTACATAACCCATACATT is a genomic window of Acidilutibacter cellobiosedens containing:
- a CDS encoding copper homeostasis protein CutC, yielding MKKIVEVCAGSYQDCLSAYKGGANRVELNSALSVGGLTPSLATLIHVKRETKLNVVCMVRPRAAGFCYDDSDAMIMMEDAKIFLENGADGIAFGFLKADNNVDLEKTKIMADLIHGCQKEAVFHRAFDVCPNPLKTMEELISCNVDRVLTSGQEAKAMEGTELIRLLQMKFGKRIQILAGSGINADNAKEIIAKTGICQVHSSCKNYRTDPTTIRNNVSYSYLSDPHTMDYDVVDIKLVKKLVNSL